Proteins encoded by one window of Chryseobacterium aquaeductus:
- a CDS encoding Lrp/AsnC ligand binding domain-containing protein gives MKNSTSTSYHLDPLDKEIIYMLMDNAKSSLAFISKQVGISTTAVHQRIKKLEHAGVIENSISFLNPRKIGYKVVSYIGMFLDQPSHYPDVVKSLKEVNEVVEAHYTTGNYTIFLKVLCKDNDHLMEILNKLQKMKGVTRTETFISLEQGIYRQLKV, from the coding sequence ATGAAAAACTCAACCAGTACAAGCTACCACTTAGATCCTTTAGACAAAGAAATTATCTATATGTTGATGGATAATGCCAAAAGTTCTCTAGCATTTATCTCCAAGCAAGTAGGTATCTCAACCACTGCAGTGCATCAAAGAATTAAGAAACTGGAGCACGCCGGAGTGATAGAAAACTCTATTTCATTTCTAAATCCTAGGAAAATAGGATATAAAGTGGTGTCTTACATCGGGATGTTTCTCGATCAGCCAAGCCATTATCCGGATGTTGTAAAATCTCTGAAAGAAGTAAATGAGGTAGTAGAAGCGCATTATACGACAGGAAATTACACAATTTTCTTAAAAGTTCTTTGTAAAGACAATGACCATTTGATGGAGATATTAAACAAACTTCAAAAGATGAAAGGGGTTACGAGAACTGAAACTTTTATATCTTTAGAACAAGGTATTTACAGACAATTGAAAGTTTAA
- the deoC gene encoding deoxyribose-phosphate aldolase — MNIAEYLDSTYLKTPLQAGISENETLKKVKDLAQEAIDHHLFAVMIRPDYVSEIRKYIFERNSDVILGTVIGFHEGTCSLDEKLKEALKAIEDGADELDFVINYSEYLDGNLKHVREEFLKCTQLCMQNQKVAKWIIEIAALSDEQIADLTKNISNWAEENFSDNDLSKIFVKSSTGFYETEDGKPNGATFEGIKIMLDNAGKLQVKAAGGVRTPEDAAKMINLGVKRIGTSSALALIKNESSSEAY, encoded by the coding sequence ATGAATATTGCTGAATATTTAGATTCAACCTATTTAAAAACACCTTTACAGGCAGGGATTTCTGAAAATGAAACCTTAAAAAAAGTGAAAGATCTTGCACAGGAAGCAATAGATCATCATCTTTTTGCAGTAATGATTCGCCCGGATTACGTCTCTGAAATCAGAAAATATATTTTTGAAAGAAATTCTGATGTTATTCTGGGAACGGTCATTGGTTTTCATGAAGGAACCTGTTCTTTAGACGAAAAACTTAAAGAAGCCTTAAAAGCCATTGAAGATGGTGCGGATGAATTAGATTTTGTGATCAATTATTCTGAATATTTAGATGGTAATTTGAAACATGTAAGAGAGGAATTTTTGAAATGCACTCAATTATGTATGCAAAACCAAAAAGTTGCCAAATGGATAATTGAGATTGCAGCATTATCAGACGAGCAAATTGCTGATTTGACTAAAAATATTTCCAATTGGGCAGAAGAAAATTTTTCTGACAATGATTTATCTAAAATTTTTGTAAAATCTTCAACAGGTTTTTACGAAACCGAAGATGGTAAGCCAAACGGAGCAACATTTGAAGGCATTAAAATAATGCTCGACAATGCAGGGAAACTTCAAGTAAAAGCCGCCGGCGGAGTGAGAACTCCCGAAGATGCCGCAAAGATGATCAATCTCGGTGTCAAAAGGATTGGCACTTCCTCAGCGTTGGCTTTAATTAAAAATGAATCTTCCTCGGAAGCATATTAA
- a CDS encoding cation:proton antiporter translates to MDQYILILTVIGIAIFSMVWMPKISQFTGVSYSVFFVFFGFLLYLLFPQHLPNPLPQKNESITLHLTELIVIISIMGTGIKIDRPFSLKSWASPLKLITITMILCIIVATFLGYYYLGLGLASATLLGAVLAPTDPVLASDVQVGPPNEDGKSETKFALTSEAGLNDGVAFPFTWLAICVGFSLAGQDVSFFKWFTYDLLYRICVGLLVGYIIGKAIGYLIFKVAAKYKILKTRDGLLAIAATLVVYGITEIIHGYGFIAVFVCAITLRHYEKGSHYHDELHSFTDQVERSLLCILLILFGGALAMGILEKLTWKMVMFSLSFLLIVRPLFGWLAVSKSKIDLREKLAIGFFGIRGMGSVFYLAFAFSKFDFEHQDELWALVIFTILLSIIMHGFTANPIMKRIADLEFKIDKKLS, encoded by the coding sequence ATGGATCAATATATACTTATTTTAACCGTGATCGGGATTGCCATCTTCAGTATGGTCTGGATGCCAAAAATTTCTCAATTTACCGGAGTATCATATTCTGTATTTTTTGTTTTTTTCGGGTTCTTGCTGTACCTCTTGTTTCCACAGCATTTGCCAAATCCGCTTCCGCAGAAAAATGAAAGCATTACTTTACACTTAACAGAACTCATTGTCATCATTTCAATCATGGGAACCGGAATAAAAATCGATCGACCATTTTCTTTAAAATCTTGGGCTTCACCTTTGAAGCTCATTACAATAACCATGATCTTGTGTATCATTGTCGCAACCTTTTTGGGTTATTATTATTTAGGATTGGGATTAGCTTCTGCAACACTTCTCGGCGCTGTGTTGGCACCCACAGATCCAGTGCTTGCATCAGATGTGCAGGTCGGTCCGCCAAATGAAGATGGCAAATCTGAAACTAAGTTTGCATTAACATCCGAAGCGGGTCTCAATGACGGTGTTGCATTTCCATTCACTTGGTTGGCAATTTGTGTCGGATTTTCACTGGCAGGACAAGATGTAAGTTTCTTCAAATGGTTCACTTACGACTTACTGTATCGAATTTGTGTGGGATTACTTGTAGGGTACATCATAGGAAAAGCTATTGGCTATCTGATTTTTAAAGTTGCTGCCAAATACAAAATTCTAAAAACCCGTGATGGGCTTCTTGCCATTGCGGCAACATTGGTAGTTTACGGTATCACAGAAATAATTCACGGATATGGCTTTATCGCCGTTTTCGTTTGCGCGATCACCCTTCGTCATTATGAAAAAGGAAGTCATTATCATGATGAGCTTCATTCTTTTACAGATCAGGTAGAGCGATCACTTTTATGCATCCTGCTTATCCTTTTTGGAGGTGCTCTTGCAATGGGTATTTTGGAAAAACTGACATGGAAAATGGTTATGTTCTCGCTCTCATTTTTACTGATTGTGAGACCGTTATTCGGCTGGTTGGCAGTGAGCAAATCCAAGATTGATTTACGGGAAAAATTAGCAATTGGCTTTTTTGGAATCAGAGGAATGGGATCTGTATTTTATCTGGCTTTTGCTTTCTCAAAATTTGATTTTGAACATCAGGATGAGTTGTGGGCGTTAGTAATCTTTACTATTTTGTTATCGATCATCATGCACGGTTTTACTGCAAATCCTATCATGAAAAGAATTGCAGATCTCGAATTTAAAATCGATAAAAAACTTTCCTGA
- a CDS encoding endonuclease/exonuclease/phosphatase family protein has protein sequence MELFAFYNVENLFLPDPAPNHRLDPTNSGLRNWDERKYRDKLFKISHVFQLMKDETGILPCMIGLSEISGRKVLEDLVQMSPFNSQYGIVHYNSMDERKVDVALLYDKSKIEIIDSEAITFFFEIEDKNPENYDTTRDVLFSKVKFKEEIINVFVAHLPSKREKDINQPKRDFILSEIRNRILQMNVKMENIILCGDFNENPDGENLVKILYNDNKEAILINPFQELYDTENYSAFHYKSGLLFDQILLSQSFFKNNQSLSFYDAKIFKPEKLRSRNKMYSDRPFRTYAGTRYLGGYSDHFPVFIVFKK, from the coding sequence ATGGAATTGTTTGCTTTTTATAATGTGGAAAATTTATTTTTGCCAGATCCCGCTCCAAATCATAGGCTAGATCCTACTAATTCAGGACTTAGAAATTGGGACGAAAGAAAATACAGAGACAAACTTTTCAAAATTTCACATGTCTTTCAGTTAATGAAAGACGAAACAGGAATTCTACCGTGTATGATTGGTCTTTCGGAGATCTCAGGAAGAAAAGTTTTAGAAGATCTTGTGCAAATGAGTCCTTTTAATTCTCAGTACGGCATCGTACATTACAACTCTATGGATGAAAGAAAGGTAGATGTAGCCTTACTTTACGACAAATCTAAAATTGAAATTATAGATTCTGAAGCCATCACTTTTTTCTTTGAAATAGAAGATAAAAATCCTGAAAACTATGATACAACAAGAGATGTATTGTTTTCAAAGGTAAAATTTAAGGAAGAAATCATCAATGTTTTTGTTGCTCATCTTCCTTCTAAAAGAGAAAAAGACATCAACCAGCCAAAGCGAGATTTTATTCTGAGCGAGATCAGAAACAGGATTCTTCAGATGAATGTAAAGATGGAAAACATTATTTTGTGTGGAGATTTTAACGAAAATCCGGATGGTGAAAATTTGGTAAAAATATTGTACAATGATAATAAGGAGGCGATTTTGATCAATCCTTTTCAAGAGCTTTATGATACTGAAAATTATTCTGCGTTTCATTATAAATCTGGTCTGTTGTTTGATCAAATTTTGCTTTCGCAGTCTTTTTTTAAGAATAACCAATCTCTTTCATTTTACGACGCCAAAATTTTCAAGCCCGAAAAACTGAGAAGTCGAAATAAAATGTACAGTGACAGACCTTTCAGAACCTACGCAGGAACCAGATATTTAGGTGGATATAGTGACCACTTTCCTGTTTTTATAGTATTTAAAAAGTGA
- a CDS encoding glycoside hydrolase family 25 protein, with protein sequence MSAKKYTKKTAKSIHQNRRKNYFLRRKIVLGILIIALIGTGLYLKQSISYYYALYFNKFSHKKLQNDETETLRIQKILSNNLDKTYGFDISHYQNKEDISWDSLSIGNKTIPLEFVVMRATMGNRSADKHFDEFWQQAQKHKLIRGAYHFYRADEDPIIQANNFLENVKLESGDLPPILDIEKIPKRKSNKKLIEDLKIWCKIVEETYGEKPIIYTYYHYYKDFLKGEFDDYPLWLANYNNVPTPSPDDQWDFWQFSEKGIVYGINTKVDLNIYNGGVWSLKSLTLD encoded by the coding sequence ATGAGTGCAAAAAAGTACACCAAAAAAACTGCCAAAAGCATCCATCAGAACAGACGGAAAAATTATTTTTTGCGTCGAAAAATCGTATTGGGTATTTTGATCATTGCACTTATTGGAACAGGATTATACTTAAAGCAATCAATCAGTTACTATTACGCTTTATATTTCAATAAATTCTCTCATAAAAAGCTTCAAAACGACGAAACCGAAACTTTAAGAATACAGAAAATCCTCAGCAATAATCTTGATAAAACGTACGGTTTTGATATTTCACATTATCAAAACAAAGAAGATATCAGCTGGGACAGTTTGAGCATAGGAAACAAAACAATCCCTTTAGAATTTGTTGTAATGCGGGCAACAATGGGAAACCGCAGTGCCGACAAACATTTTGATGAGTTTTGGCAACAGGCGCAGAAACACAAATTGATTCGTGGTGCCTACCATTTTTACAGAGCTGATGAAGATCCGATCATTCAGGCGAATAATTTTTTAGAGAACGTAAAACTTGAGAGCGGTGATCTTCCACCAATTTTAGACATTGAAAAGATCCCGAAGAGAAAATCTAACAAAAAACTGATTGAAGACTTAAAAATCTGGTGTAAAATCGTTGAAGAAACTTATGGTGAAAAACCGATCATCTACACCTATTATCATTATTATAAAGATTTTCTGAAAGGTGAATTTGATGATTATCCGCTTTGGCTGGCAAATTACAACAATGTACCTACTCCATCACCCGATGATCAGTGGGATTTTTGGCAATTTAGCGAAAAAGGAATCGTGTACGGAATCAACACAAAAGTTGATCTGAATATTTACAATGGCGGTGTTTGGTCTTTAAAGAGTCTGACTTTAGATTGA
- a CDS encoding 8-amino-7-oxononanoate synthase produces the protein MAYTFAIYQSFEDLPSQWDDVVGRQNIMLTKNYFCSLESSLPDNMKCFYVGFFNAEELVGGALFQFLNFIQHKTFQKDEVLCNFKNFITRKLSRNVMILGNNMLTGQNGFYFDQIIAVRDALDLLSQSAYALQKKAGKTSLIIYKDYQKSFKQYFQNKNFKNYYKFSVQPNMILEIKSHWENFDDYLNAFSTKYRTRAKSAKKKLAGIEKSEMSLDDLKIYQKTMNVLYQNVAENAPFNTFFLPENHFVSMKECLKENLKVFGYYLNEKLIGFYTLILNKSDIDTYFLGYDKDLQKEKQIYLNMLLDMVEFGIKEKFGRIIFGRTALEIKSTIGAEPVEIFGLIKHNNLLINQLMERIFTSLNPVVEWIQRKPFK, from the coding sequence ATGGCTTACACTTTTGCAATCTATCAATCTTTCGAAGATCTTCCTTCTCAGTGGGATGACGTTGTAGGCAGGCAAAATATCATGCTCACAAAAAACTATTTTTGCAGCTTAGAATCTTCATTGCCTGATAATATGAAGTGTTTTTACGTCGGTTTTTTTAATGCTGAAGAATTGGTAGGCGGTGCGTTGTTTCAGTTTTTAAATTTTATCCAACACAAAACTTTTCAGAAAGATGAGGTGTTGTGTAATTTTAAAAACTTCATTACCAGAAAGTTGAGCAGAAACGTGATGATCTTGGGGAACAATATGCTGACCGGGCAAAACGGCTTTTATTTTGATCAAATAATTGCAGTTCGTGACGCTCTCGATTTATTATCTCAATCTGCGTATGCATTGCAGAAAAAAGCAGGTAAGACGTCATTGATTATTTATAAAGATTATCAAAAAAGTTTTAAACAATATTTTCAAAACAAAAATTTTAAAAACTATTACAAGTTTTCAGTTCAGCCAAATATGATTTTGGAAATAAAATCTCATTGGGAAAATTTTGATGATTATCTCAATGCATTTTCTACAAAATATCGCACAAGAGCCAAATCTGCGAAGAAAAAACTCGCCGGAATAGAAAAATCTGAAATGTCGCTTGATGATTTAAAAATATATCAGAAAACGATGAATGTGCTCTATCAAAATGTTGCAGAAAATGCTCCTTTCAATACTTTTTTTCTTCCTGAAAATCATTTTGTAAGCATGAAAGAATGTTTGAAAGAAAATTTAAAAGTTTTTGGATATTATTTAAATGAAAAATTGATCGGTTTTTATACTTTAATTCTCAATAAAAGTGACATTGACACCTACTTTCTTGGCTACGACAAAGATTTGCAAAAGGAAAAACAAATTTACCTCAATATGCTTCTCGATATGGTGGAATTCGGAATCAAAGAAAAATTTGGTCGAATTATTTTTGGAAGAACCGCTTTAGAAATAAAATCTACAATTGGTGCAGAACCTGTTGAAATTTTCGGTTTAATTAAACATAATAACCTACTCATCAATCAATTGATGGAAAGGATTTTTACTTCCCTAAATCCTGTTGTAGAATGGATCCAGAGAAAACCTTTTAAGTAG
- a CDS encoding DUF1761 domain-containing protein has translation MIEMNFLAIIFAALIPLVMGFIWYNPKVFGNAWMKEAGLSEEKLKNTNMIGVFVISIILSIMMGMFLQIVTIHQYGALGLIGGDANLAKPSFTAFMNDYGNGFRSFGHGALHGFMTGIFFVFPLIAINAMFERKSWKYIFINTGYWTITITLMGGIICGWYAIDGFNLVTPK, from the coding sequence ATGATAGAAATGAACTTTTTGGCAATTATCTTTGCCGCACTTATTCCTTTAGTAATGGGATTTATCTGGTATAATCCTAAAGTTTTTGGGAATGCATGGATGAAAGAAGCCGGTTTATCCGAAGAAAAACTAAAGAACACCAATATGATTGGCGTTTTTGTAATCTCGATCATCTTATCAATCATGATGGGTATGTTTCTGCAAATTGTAACAATTCATCAATATGGAGCATTAGGATTGATAGGCGGTGATGCAAATTTAGCAAAACCTTCCTTTACAGCATTTATGAATGATTACGGTAATGGCTTCAGATCTTTTGGTCATGGTGCATTGCATGGTTTTATGACAGGCATCTTTTTCGTATTCCCGTTGATAGCAATCAATGCTATGTTTGAAAGAAAATCATGGAAATATATCTTCATCAATACTGGTTATTGGACGATTACCATTACTTTAATGGGCGGAATTATCTGTGGTTGGTATGCTATTGACGGTTTCAATCTGGTTACACCAAAATAA
- a CDS encoding NAD(P)/FAD-dependent oxidoreductase has translation METREKIIIIGGGFAGLQLAKTLNNKNKKVMVLDKVNHHMFQPLFYQVACGRIEPSNISFPFRKIFQQSRNTQFRLTDVKEIIPSQNKVITDGAEFSYDKLIIATGCKTNFFGNKDLESKAFGMKNTQEAIGIRNHVLMTFEKLILEKSRSDDGNWNIVIVGSGPTGVELAGAFSEMKKEILPRDYPYMNFENLKIILISSTEKPLAVMSPEAQQQSEKYLKELGVDFMSGEVVTEYDGDKVTMKSGKQIPSNNVIWAAGVTGNVIDGFPSENLVRNRYIVDRHNQVKGYDNIYAIGDISYMETPKYPQGHPQVANVAINQAKNLGKNFLKKTKAEWTEYEYKDQGSLATIGKHRAVVDLPFIKFQGLFAWYFWMFLHLMLILSVRNKLAIFFNWMWSYFNKDSSLRLIISPNKKNNTQQ, from the coding sequence ATGGAAACACGCGAAAAGATCATCATCATCGGAGGAGGTTTTGCGGGGCTGCAGCTTGCGAAAACATTAAATAACAAAAATAAAAAAGTGATGGTGCTTGATAAGGTAAATCATCACATGTTTCAGCCACTCTTTTATCAGGTTGCCTGCGGACGAATAGAACCGTCTAATATTTCTTTCCCTTTCAGAAAAATCTTTCAGCAATCCAGAAATACACAGTTCCGTTTGACAGATGTGAAAGAAATCATTCCTTCTCAAAATAAAGTAATAACAGACGGTGCAGAATTCAGCTACGATAAACTGATTATTGCTACAGGATGTAAAACCAATTTCTTCGGAAATAAAGATCTCGAAAGTAAAGCCTTCGGTATGAAAAATACTCAGGAAGCCATCGGGATAAGAAATCATGTGTTGATGACTTTCGAAAAACTGATTCTTGAAAAAAGCCGCAGTGATGACGGAAACTGGAATATCGTCATCGTAGGAAGCGGACCGACCGGAGTAGAATTAGCCGGCGCTTTTTCTGAAATGAAGAAAGAAATCTTGCCTCGCGACTATCCTTACATGAATTTCGAGAACCTGAAGATTATTCTTATCAGTTCTACAGAAAAACCTTTGGCTGTGATGAGCCCCGAAGCGCAGCAACAGTCTGAGAAATACCTGAAAGAATTGGGTGTAGATTTTATGAGTGGTGAGGTCGTGACAGAATATGACGGCGACAAGGTAACGATGAAAAGCGGAAAGCAAATTCCTTCCAACAACGTAATTTGGGCTGCCGGAGTTACCGGAAATGTAATTGATGGTTTCCCCTCAGAAAATTTGGTGAGAAATAGATATATTGTTGACCGTCATAATCAGGTTAAAGGTTATGATAATATTTATGCAATTGGTGATATTTCGTATATGGAAACTCCGAAATATCCGCAAGGTCATCCGCAGGTTGCTAATGTAGCCATTAATCAGGCAAAAAATTTAGGCAAAAACTTTTTAAAGAAAACTAAAGCTGAATGGACTGAATATGAGTATAAAGACCAAGGTTCTTTGGCTACAATCGGAAAGCACAGAGCAGTGGTAGATTTACCATTTATAAAATTTCAGGGACTTTTTGCCTGGTATTTTTGGATGTTTTTACATTTAATGCTTATTTTGAGCGTCCGAAACAAGCTGGCGATATTTTTTAACTGGATGTGGAGCTATTTTAATAAAGATTCTTCTCTACGTCTCATCATATCGCCCAATAAGAAAAACAATACGCAACAATGA
- a CDS encoding ABC-F family ATP-binding cassette domain-containing protein gives MNYVAAENLTKSYGIKTLFKNISFNINEGDKIAIVAKNGSGKSTLLKILMGKEIADSGSVIINKDIQVVLFDQEIDFESDLTIEEFMMTLDSAPILALKKYHHALLSGDPDEMETALAEMEIHKAWDLENEMSQILSQLKITDLTAKMGMLSGGQIKRVALAKLLTETRAEHRHTLLIMDEPTNHLDVEMVEWLESYLNKAKITLLLVTHDRYFLDAVCGIIWEMEDQNLYFHNGSYATYLENKMIREDNMNSTIDKAQNLYRKELEWMRRQPKARTTKSKSRQDDFYETEKVAKTDTRKESLELDFEMKRLGNKILELKEISKSYGDKLLLKDFSYSFQRGEKVGIVGKNGAGKSTLLNIIQGFEPKDSGEIETGETIKFGYFSQKGLKYKEEERVIDFIKDISENFPLANGKTISASQFLRLFLFDDQTQYSPISKLSGGEKRRLHLMYILYQNPNFLIFDEPTNDLDLPTLTVLENFLLNFQGSLIIVSHDRYFMDRIVDHILAFEGEGKIKDFIGSFSEYRENKKMEDGSQKNEEKKAKPAAEKIVETPIVAAPVAKPQTPKKKLSFKEQRELETIEKEIPEFEEKRAKILDQLNNETEYERIAKLSAELESLSEKLENHEMRWLELQD, from the coding sequence ATGAATTACGTTGCGGCAGAGAATCTTACAAAATCTTACGGGATAAAAACTCTTTTTAAAAATATTTCTTTCAACATCAATGAGGGCGACAAAATTGCCATCGTTGCCAAAAACGGAAGCGGAAAATCTACTTTGCTGAAAATATTGATGGGGAAAGAAATTGCAGACAGCGGCTCTGTAATCATTAATAAAGATATCCAGGTAGTTTTGTTTGATCAGGAAATTGACTTTGAATCTGATTTGACGATTGAGGAATTTATGATGACCTTGGATTCGGCTCCAATTTTGGCTTTAAAAAAATATCATCACGCTTTGCTGTCGGGAGATCCAGATGAAATGGAAACTGCATTAGCGGAAATGGAGATTCACAAAGCCTGGGATCTTGAAAATGAAATGAGTCAGATTCTTTCTCAGCTTAAAATTACAGACTTGACCGCCAAAATGGGAATGCTTTCAGGTGGACAGATCAAACGTGTTGCTTTGGCGAAACTTTTAACTGAAACCAGAGCAGAGCATCGTCACACACTTCTGATTATGGATGAGCCAACCAATCACCTTGATGTAGAAATGGTTGAATGGCTTGAAAGCTACTTAAATAAAGCAAAAATTACTCTTCTTCTTGTAACTCACGACCGTTATTTTCTTGATGCAGTTTGTGGAATTATTTGGGAAATGGAAGACCAGAATTTGTATTTTCACAATGGTTCTTATGCGACTTATCTGGAGAACAAAATGATTCGTGAGGATAATATGAACTCGACCATCGACAAAGCACAAAATCTTTACAGAAAAGAACTGGAGTGGATGCGAAGACAACCAAAAGCGCGAACTACAAAATCTAAATCCAGACAAGACGATTTTTACGAAACTGAAAAAGTAGCCAAAACCGACACTAGAAAAGAATCTCTGGAACTTGATTTTGAAATGAAAAGATTAGGTAACAAAATTCTTGAGCTTAAAGAAATTTCTAAAAGCTATGGAGACAAATTGTTGCTGAAAGATTTCAGTTATTCATTTCAAAGAGGTGAAAAAGTAGGAATTGTAGGAAAAAATGGAGCAGGAAAATCTACTTTACTAAATATCATTCAGGGTTTTGAGCCTAAAGATTCCGGGGAAATTGAAACGGGAGAAACCATCAAATTCGGATATTTTTCTCAGAAAGGTTTAAAATATAAAGAGGAAGAACGTGTAATTGATTTCATTAAAGATATTTCTGAAAACTTCCCTCTAGCCAACGGAAAAACTATTTCTGCATCACAGTTTTTAAGATTATTTCTATTTGATGATCAAACGCAATATTCGCCGATTTCTAAACTTTCGGGAGGAGAAAAAAGAAGACTGCATTTAATGTATATTTTGTATCAGAATCCTAACTTTTTGATTTTTGATGAGCCTACAAATGATCTTGATCTTCCGACTTTGACGGTTTTGGAAAATTTCCTTTTAAACTTTCAGGGAAGTTTGATTATTGTTTCTCATGACAGATATTTTATGGACCGAATTGTTGACCATATTTTGGCTTTTGAAGGTGAAGGAAAAATAAAAGATTTCATCGGAAGCTTCTCAGAATACAGAGAAAATAAGAAGATGGAAGATGGAAGTCAGAAGAATGAAGAGAAAAAAGCTAAACCAGCAGCAGAAAAAATAGTTGAAACACCTATTGTTGCCGCACCTGTTGCAAAACCACAAACTCCAAAAAAGAAATTATCTTTCAAAGAACAGCGCGAACTGGAAACTATTGAAAAAGAAATTCCTGAATTTGAAGAAAAAAGAGCAAAAATTCTTGATCAGCTTAATAATGAAACTGAATATGAGAGAATTGCAAAACTTTCTGCTGAACTGGAAAGTCTTTCTGAAAAACTTGAAAACCACGAAATGAGATGGCTTGAACTTCAAGATTAG
- the trmD gene encoding tRNA (guanosine(37)-N1)-methyltransferase TrmD, with protein MRIDIISVLPELMESPFRTSILKRAVDKGLVEVYFHQLRDWSINKHRQIDDEPYGGGAGMVMMIEPLDKCISDLKSEREYDEIIYLTPDGETLNQRISNTLSIKNNLIFLCGHYKGIDQRVRDLHITKEISIGDYVLTGGELAACVLADSIIRLVPGVLNDEQSALTDSFQDDLLSPPIYTRPESYKGLEVPKILLSGNFAKIEEWRHDEAVRITQEKRPDLLQ; from the coding sequence ATGAGAATTGATATAATAAGCGTGCTTCCAGAATTGATGGAAAGTCCGTTCCGAACGTCTATTTTGAAAAGAGCAGTAGATAAAGGGCTGGTAGAGGTGTATTTCCATCAGCTAAGAGACTGGTCTATCAATAAACACAGACAGATTGATGATGAGCCTTATGGAGGAGGTGCAGGAATGGTAATGATGATCGAGCCATTGGATAAATGCATTTCTGATCTTAAATCTGAAAGAGAATATGATGAAATTATTTATCTGACTCCGGATGGTGAAACATTGAATCAAAGAATATCAAACACACTTTCAATTAAAAATAATCTGATCTTTCTTTGCGGTCATTACAAAGGGATTGATCAGAGAGTTCGTGATCTTCATATAACCAAAGAAATATCCATTGGTGATTATGTGCTTACCGGCGGGGAGCTGGCTGCCTGTGTTTTGGCAGATTCTATCATTCGCTTGGTTCCTGGAGTTTTGAATGATGAGCAAAGTGCTTTGACAGATAGTTTTCAAGATGATCTTTTGTCGCCTCCCATTTATACAAGACCAGAATCTTATAAAGGTTTGGAAGTTCCAAAAATTCTGTTGAGTGGAAATTTTGCTAAAATTGAAGAGTGGAGACATGATGAAGCGGTAAGAATCACACAGGAAAAACGTCCGGATTTGCTGCAATAA